A single genomic interval of Lynx canadensis isolate LIC74 chromosome A2, mLynCan4.pri.v2, whole genome shotgun sequence harbors:
- the LOC115500095 gene encoding nucleophosmin-like: MEDSVDTAMSPLRLQNYLFAVEKDAESEDQKEEDVKLLSICGKPSVSGCGSNIPQKKVKFGASGDDDDNDDDDDDDDDDDDFDDKEAEEKPPVKKGQASFKKQEKTPKTPKGPSYVEDIKAKMQPSVKKGDSLPKVEVKFISYVKNCFWMTDQGAIQDLWQ; this comes from the exons ATGGAAGATTCAGTGGACACAGCCATGAGCCCCCTAAGGCTCCAGAACTATCTTTTTG CTGTGGAGAAAGATGCAGAGTCAGAAGATCAAAAGGAAGAGGATGTAAAACTCCTTAGTATATGTGGAAAGCCTTCTGTCTCTGGATGTGGTAGTAACATTccacagaaaaaagtaaaatttggtgccagtggagatgatgatgataatgatgatgatgatgatgatgatgatgatgatgatgattttgatGATAAAGAAGCTGAAGAAAAGCCTCCAGTAAA AAAAGGTCAAGCATCtttcaaaaaacaggaaaagactcCCAAAACACCAAAAGGACCTAGTTATGTAGAAGACATCAAAGCAAAAATGCAACCAAGTGTGAAAAAAGGTGATTCTCTTCCTAAAGTAGAAGTCAAGTTCATCAGTTATGTGAAGAATTGCTTCTGGATGACTGACCAAGGGGCTATTCAAGATCTCTGGCAATGA